In the genome of Scylla paramamosain isolate STU-SP2022 chromosome 2, ASM3559412v1, whole genome shotgun sequence, the window taaaggaagaattggggaaagggaggaggaatgatgtGGCAAAAATGGTAGATAGCAGATGAATAAGTTTTGTGAATAAATTGTGGTGAGAGCTTGTTGAATCTTTAAAATGATTGATAAGTAATACTAGCATGAACTGTACTCAAGTATTACACATAACACCAGATACTGAGGTAATGTGAGAAGAAACAAGTCAACAACAATCAATGCTGTGAAAAATGACACTGTGAACCGTGAAAAATTTGcaataaaaaaacatcaacatccTCTAAACTATTTTACTTACTCTAACACTGGcatgttttcttttagttcTATCATCAAAATCTTCAAActtttttaaatgtaaaaaaaaagcactctaGGTAAAggattttattctcttttcctgatttactttttttttaggtgtgaCAGACTGTTTACAATCTTCCATAGTCTGGGTCCACAACATCCACGTTAAGAAAACATCATCTTTATTATCAACATCAATATCATTGTTACCTGAATGCAACATGAGATTGGTAATACAAAAGTGATGAATGAGGTTAAAGCTAACCATTGGAACGGTCTGTCTCACTAAAATTAAAGATAGAAGTATGAAAATACTAAGAAGAAAAGCACTGTCACAAGTACTAGCATGCATGTAATTCCCAGGAGTGAGGCATCAGACTCAATACAAAGGTGGCAGtttgattattattactgaCACCATCTACCTGGAAAATATGACACTTCTTTATTAAGTAtgtctatgattttttttataaccaaTTTAAGATTGCAATAACTTACCTCAATGAAGTTGGCGAAGCTGACACAGATTGAAGTGAGCTTTGAAATTATGCGCAGTAACTCTGGTGAAGTTAACATGCAGTCCTTGAGGCATCCACTAAGAAAGTCATTGTGGAAAGATAACACATCATCCACATTCTCCACCTGAGACAATACAGGTGACTAGTTAATGCCTCTAACATAAATTCAATGCAAATAAAATTCAGCATAAAAATACATTAATTTTTCAGTATTCTTGAAGTAATAAGAATTataatcaaaataatgaaatacaaaccTTCTGCATTTTATTTATGAAGGTCTGCCAGTTATGCTCTATGACCTCAAACATCATGTAGTACTCAATATTTTGAATAAAGTTGAGCATCCGTTGCCTCAGAGCAAATGCAGCAGTGTAAGTTCGAGATGCAGACACAGGGAAGCTCTTGGCAACCTTGTTGCTAACCCAAACCCTGAAAAGATTTTAATttgagatcttttttttttaatgtaagaggggcactggctaaggaaaaaaggctcactgagatgccagttccaaaagaaaggtcaaaagggtCATCCAtaactggaggataagtgtcttaaaatgtccctcttgaaagagtttaaatcataaggaggaaatagagaagcaggcagggagttctacagtttactagaaaaagggatgaaggattgGGAATATTGGTTATTTCTTGTgaagcaaggctgcaggaggatgGTAAGGCAAGCAATTAGCAAGATCTGAggagcagttagtgtgaaaatagtggtagaagatactCGTAGCgagagatacaacattgtggcgatgggagaggctgagttaataagacaaaatgcttttgatttcaccctttctagaagagcagtgtgaggaaaaactggcagagatgactcagaacccctaacttcaaggaagctgttttagctagagatgagatgtgaagttttctgtttagattacaagtaaaCAACAGGCTGAGGTTTGGCTTAGATCACtgaagaataataagagagtggggtAACAAGACAGAACTCTGAGAAACACTACTGTTGATAGACTTAAGAAATGAGTAGTGACCAGCAACAGaatagtcagaaaggaaacttgaaatgaagttagagagaagaACAGAAGCTGTAGGAGAGTGGTTTGGAAATTAAAACCAGACTATCAAATGCTTCTGATGTGTTTaaagtaacagcaaaagtttcaccaaatccCTAAAGGAGGATGACCCAACACTCAGTatggaaagccagatcaccagtagagcagccatAACAGAAACCATACTGTCAATCAGATGATGCATAAAGCTTTAGGCCTTAAAGACAAAAATGGGGAGCATGTTCatgtaaaaagataatgaataatCTTGCTGCTGACAATCTCTTTCATTCCTGATCTGCTTACCTACATAGTAACTGTTCAACATGCTTGCAATAAAACAGGTGTCTAAAAATCATCTGGTAACAGGCAATAGTTTTCTTGTCCAGCACCAACGACAGAGGCCAAGTGACTTTGTAACCAAGGGAGAAGCCTTCTAAGCCAGTGAGCTGCAGCCTCTCTTCTTGAGGGTAGTACTCTCGTTCATCTTCTGTCTCAATGCTGTGAATGGATAACATTAGGCTTCTGCATATCTTTAAATACCTATGCCAGTCAGTTCTTCATTTAAGTTATACAGTGGAAAGACTAACATTTCAAGATGAACAACCAACCTGAGGATCCTCAACATTTGATTCATTAAAGTAATAGGCTGGAGGTCACATTCAATGTCATCTTTATAGGGATCAGAGTTGGCAGCAGAGGTTCTGAGTGCCAGTTCAAGTAAAGACTCCAGTCTTGTTGGCAGCACATCATCAATGTTTTTAGTCAACTCTTCCTCGCAGAGACTCATTAACTGCACAACAAAGTCTCCTTGGTCCAGCAGAAAGTAGTGCTTGATTGACCTAAAAAAGAAGTCTTAATTGACTTCTTTGGCTATGGAAATCAAGACATATGCATGTAACATTGTAGTataagtaaatagaataacTATTACAGTTCTGAATGCCATCCCAAACTAGTAAGAAATGCTTATTTGTAAAGTAATATTGCATTTATCTTTTACAGTGTTTCTAAccgtaaaagagaaaaaggatcaTGTCCAAGAAGTGCTACCTTAAGCGACCCATgagatccttttcctccatgAGAAGCTGAAGTATCCTTTTTGAAGCAAAGTTGTAGGTTTTTTCAATAAGTTCACCATAGGAGCGTGAGCACAGACCATACACCAGGACCCCAGGATCTGGGCACACTACACTCTGATCTGTAATTGGGATAAATATCAGGAAGAAATTCTGAATACATGTAAGGAGAGACCTGCATGAATTCATCACATTAATCTGAAATCTgaatttattactatttctctAGTCCAAAATATCAATATCTCTCTAATACCATCCCCCAAGGGGATGGCCATGTTTCTGGAAGAAATGACCTGGCTCCCTTTATAATGTATCTAAGCCCAGGCTTACATACCTTATAAAGGCATTGTAAGCAAAACAGGACTCATCTTTTCTCACTTTAAGGATAGAAATACAATGAAAGGGTTTCAAGTCCCTTTGCTGTTTCTCAGAACCACCTTCTATGATGTGCAAGGAATGCAGCAGCAGGACTCATTTGTGCAATGTGCAGTCAGATACATACATCTattctacttttctctctctgacacactgCTTCCTGTGGGAGCACTCCACAAGAGAGTGACCCTAACAGAAGAGCCTCCACCTCCAGACACACCTTCTTAGTTGGTTCAAGCCATCTTTCTAAACTATTCCCTCTTTCACACATTTACTCCTTTATTGTAGCTTTCCACCTTCCAAGTGGATTTCTTCCCTTATTAGAACTTTcaatttcacattttttcagTCTTCATTCTCAGTCTGGTCTGATGATAGTTTTTGACAATATAAACAGCACATATGTTTTGAAGAAGAGGGTGGGGGAATTAGTGGAGAcccttaatgaaaaaaaaaaatggatgtttTGGGGAAACAAGAATGCAAATTAGATGTGAAGGATATGTAAAGAATGCAAGGTATAGGCAGTGAATGGATGTAGTAGTGTTGTGATGTTGTGTGGAtgagaaaagcaaaggaagggaaaaagaagactgTGCACTGTAAACATCTCTTATGGTGTGGAAAGGTGTAGATGTGAGAATTACTGGGTTTGATTCTAGGACATTGAAGTTTCTGAGCCTAACTAGTCACTGAGCATTGGCTGTCACACCTAAATTAGGGCTTGCTGTCATCATAAATATCCCAATATATTTCCCAGTTGTTCTCTTGTGAGGCAGCTGGCTAATGCCTTGTAGAACCCAATCAAGACCATTCTCTTTGACAAGTTCTCAGGAACAggcataaaaaatgtaaatgaaaatgatgatattACATTATAGTAGCACAAACATCATCTTCACTGATCAAATTTGTACACTGACATGCACAAATCATAAGGCTTGATCATCTACTTCATGCAGCTCTTGATAAATAACAAACTCCAATGACTTACCAGACTGTCTTATCACATTGAGATATTTTCCTGTACGAAGAATGACAGTAGCATGGTGTTGCAGGAATGAGGGAATGTTTTGAGCCACAGTTGTGTAACGTTTTTCCCAATAGTCATCAGCAggatcttcctcttcatcttcctcactTCCACTCTCCCTGTCAACTACCATGAACTGGAACATGATAAATGAATTATTTCACCCATAACTATTCTTATTCATTACAAACAAGAACATTTAAGTAGTTCCTATGAAAAATACATGtggctctttctttttttgcaatgaaataaaattttttaatcATGATAACAAACTAGGATCCAAATTAATCTACCACTACATTTCTTTTACATAATGTGCTACATTCAAGGTAAGGAGTGGagcactgattgactgattgtaGGACTGCAAGAATAGAGCAGAACCAAGAAGTTGGACAAGGTAAAAGCTATTCATGAATTAATCTCTTGGAAATGCCTTTCCATGCACATGAAAAGtagaatatatgtaaaaaaaagtactgcTTTATAATTAAATTTGATCAATGAAGATGATGTTTTCACTACTGTGAAAGATAGTACAAAAGCTGAAAAGCAGGACTGGGAAAGAGGACAAGTAAACTAATGTGCATATTTGTACCAGTGATATATTGGATATTAAATTTTAGAGTTTCACTGATGTGGAGGTGGAACCAGATATCTATTTCTCAGAAAAAGTGGTTGCAGATAATATCATGGATGTTGAAATAGTAATATTTGCAGATGCAGATGTGGTTGCCATTTATTTTACCTCTATTTATGTGGTTGTGGATGTGGATGCAGATCATCTTTACACatcacaacataaaaaaaaaagcattgtaTCTGCAACATAAAGctacagagaagagagaaaaagagatagagaaaaaaataaaaaataaaaaataaaaaaataaaataaataaataaataaataaataaaaataaacaaaaataataataaataaagagaaaaagataataacatcagtaaaaaaatttaaatatacaTTTTGAGAATGTACAAGATGTACCTGGGAAAGGGAAGTAGAGAGCacaaggagatggagggagcgGAAGTGAGAAAGGGATGGACAGGGAAAGGACAAAAAGGAGTAAGGGACAGGGAAAGGGAATATTTATTTCCCACTACTTCCTCTTCAcacatttttcatccttcctgcttatgtttatttttctactttctccccatacccccatccttttccttcactcttcctccacttccttgccccatgtactctccttccttcattacaaACTCCCCCCTACTTCACAATATGTCCTTTACTtcccttgttcctttcctctcccttcatcttctgtcttgtctcaaacctctctccctgtcacctACCCTATATCTGTACAAGATAAACATGGGAGTGATACcttgctctttcttcttcactccaTCCACAgcactcacactctctcaccTTCTTGAATAATTCCATTCTCATTCACAGTCACTCTCATTCTATCTATCAATCCTCAGGATTATtctaaacatctctctctcacatttcatATTTCACTGATTttcacacgcactcacacttttgttctctctcatACTGATTCATTCCGTCCCACTCTAATTAGCACTCATTCCCATCCCCACTCTCAGTCTCACTCACACTTAATTTCAGTTGTTTTCATAGTCTAACTCCTGGTTGTTTCCTCCAGCTTGACTCTGACTCATGTTTATTAGCATTTATTCCTTCCTGTCCACAACCATTCTCACTCTATTAATCTCTCACATCACACTGATTTTCCATTCAACTCATTCACACTTACCCTCACTTTCACTCCCTCAAACTTGGCCTGTTTCAATTCACATGCTCATTcccacagactctctctctctctctctctctctctctctctctctctctctctctctctctctctctctctcttttatacttTCAGTGTACTTAACACTCTCAGTCAGCCTCCCTTATTCAttcttacaaacacacaaatctgTAACCTGCACATTTCTTTGATACAGAGGCAGAACTTTTGTTATTTGAAAATGCCATTGCAAATATTAATGTGGATTTTTGTAATATCAAAAAGTGGGTGGAGATAGTATTTTCACCATGGATGCTCTGCAGATCTAGATGAGGGGATGGGTATCCAATAAATCACAAATTTTTACATAGGTTGGTTTTGAAGGTTGAAACTTTACTTAAAAACTGAGGTGAGGTTTGacttaaacacaaaaaaacagtgATATGAACTTCTACGCAGGTACATATggtaatgaaaataagtaaattacaATGGTTAGCTATGTGAAGTGAAAGCAAAAAGAATAAGCCAGTGAAACAAACTGAGCATTTTAAAGTGGAATGTAGTATCAACAGGAAGACCAAAGCCATAAAAAGATCCTGCAAATTTATTAAACAGAGattcaagaaaacacacacactgacatcatatatatatatatatatatatatatatatatatatatatatatatatatatatatatatatatatatatatatatatatatatatatatatatatatatatatatacacacacacacacacacacacacacacacacacacacacacacacattacctcaTGATAAGGATCATTAATGATGCCTCTCTTTAACCATTTGGTTAACATATCCATGTATGGAACAGCAGCAGACTGTGTGAGGAAAAGCATCACTTCCTGCAGTTGGCCACAACCAGTCAGATTGGTAGTGCGATCATGAAGAAGGCTTAAAACAGCACCACCATGAGCATCAGACTGAAAGAAGGCATTAAATTCAAAGAACATTTCTGAACAACTTGGCTAATCTCCATATTAATCtcttatgtgtatgtgtgtgtgtgtgtgtgtgtgtgtgtgtatttacctagttgtaacaaatgggagaggagctaagctcgtactgtcctgtctccataactgtttttatcaaacttttccttaaagtcatgaatatttgtagcacacaccacttccccttccagtccattccatgcctctatgcttctatgagggaagctaaacttctttatgtcccttctgcaggtggttacttttagttttcttccatgtcctcttgtttctctttcatttattataaagagatgttccctatctagtttttccatcccactcagCAATCTGTACAATGCAATCGTCACCTCTCTCCTGTCTCTTTTCCAAGGTTGGGAGTTGCATTCTACCTAGTCGCTCCTCATATGACAAATCTTGCAATTCCGTTATCATCTctgttgctgctctctgtattccttccaactttcttaTGTGCTTTTTTTCACGTGGTGACCAAATTACCACTGCATATTCTAATCTTGGATGCAtcattgtggtgattattttcctcatcatttctatatccagataagcaaaggcaactcttatgtttcttagtaggctgagagtttcacctgttgtcttgttattatgtttttctggtgataaattttctgagaaaatcactcccagatcttttctcttatcttattttttaatttcccatcttatagttatagctacaccttctgttactttttccaaattccatctttttacacttaccagagttaaattccatttgccatctgttgctccacttccacaccttgtctatatttctttgtaatttttcaCAATCTTccgttcccttcactcttctcataaGTTTTGCATCGTCAGCAAGAAGACTAACATAACTGGATACagctatgtatgtgtgtgtgtgtttacccagTTGTAATTTACTGGGCCTGAGCTATGATCAtgtggtcctgtctccatatctacacttgtccagtttttccttgaAGTTGTGCATACTCGTTGCAGATACTACATCCTCACTGTGTTCCACACTTCTATATTttctgtgggaaactatatttcttgatgttactcaagcatcttccttttcttagtttttcctGTGTCCTCGTATGTATCTggtatttcctacttctcttagcagcagtttctccttatctatttcttccactctattccacaatttataaattagtattaGGTCTCCCCTTTATCTTCTCtgttccaatgttggcagattcatttcctttaacctgtcttcatatgttaattcttccagttctggaaccatctttgttgccatcctttgtatcctttctagtttttttacAGGTTTCTTCTTGAAGGGAGACCACACagattcagcatattccagctttgatctaatcatagtggtaattatctttctcatcatatctttatccatgtagtggaatgttgttccaatatttctcaccattttatATGTACTTCTGaatatctttcctctttcctgagTGTTGACTATCTTGtattatcactcccagatctttctcttcttgtatttttattatttcttcatttcccattttatatgtccattttagtttctttcacttttccaatttccattacatgacattttttcacattaaattctatctcccatttcttactccaatCCCAAATTTTATTTATGTCCTCTTGCAGAATTTTGCTGTCCTTGTTGTTTCTTAcatgtctttgtaattttgcatcatATGCAAACAAACTCATGTAACTCTACTTCTTTTGACATTtcatttatgtagatcaggaaaagtattggtgccagcactgatccttgtcATACaccactatctacttttctccattttgattttagatcttttactaccattctcatttctctctcctttaagcaactttccatccagttttttttacttttccgtTTCATCCTCTTATAGTTTCTAGCTTTCATAATAACCtgttgtggggaactttgtTGAAAGTCATTTTTAGATTTAAATATACACAGTCtactcatccatccctctcctgtgttatatcagtcactcttgaataaaaaaatcatcaaaTTGTTTATACATGATTGCTTTTGTCTAAAGCAATCATATGTAACATGATTGCTATAGATTTTTTCACAAAATCTTACATGCTATGTtggtcattgatactggtctataggttagtggttcttctttctttccacttttataaattgGTACTATAtctatgagtgtgtgtgtgtgtatgagagagagagagagaaattagttgAATATTGATTGGCTTATATCTACACAATGTATAGTACATCCCATTACTAACCTTGCTAATGACTTTGGTAACTGAAGCCAACATATCCATCACTGCCATAGTCTTTTCCACATAAAAGTACAATTTGTGCAGGGTAAGAGCCCATCGCTGATGAAGTCCCTCCAATTGTGTAACCAATAACTGAAATGTACACAAAATTTTTAAAGTTTCTTATAGCCAACTTTACCATTCCAAAGTATTCATATCACatgcaaggaaaagaacagcTTTCAAAACTTCAGAAAAGAAGGTACTCCACAGATGTTGAAAGTGTAATTATCTACAGGTGAACTTAATTACCTAGTCTCAGCCAGTTGAGTAGTTGGTACTAATCTTAGGTCAATACTGatgtgaaattttgtgaaactACAGATAAGTATACCTTCACAAGAAGCACATTATGTCTATATCTCCAATCTgtctttactaaaaaaaaaaaaatcattactttTCACTTTCAGATTTTATTTCAATACAAGATTATCTCAATGCAACAAGGTAACTGCAATTCAAGAtaaaggatgagaaaagaaaaatcaataaagaaattTTTAGCTCAGTAATATAAGTAAATCATGAGAAATGTTAGAGATGGCAtgattttggtacttaactgTTGGAAGAATTCTTTAGGATAAGCAGTAGAATACACCTGTCATGTTTCCTGGCAGATATGCAAAGAGCATGTCTCCAAAGACTTGAGTGTTTCCTTACCATGTAATCCTTAATGAGGGATGTGATGGCAGCTGATAAAGCATGGTTAACTAGACCATGGTGGTATCTGCTGCGACTCTCCACAAACCTTGTGAGCTGTGAATAATGGCCACAAAGTGGTAGAATACGGCTCACCAGAGTCCTCAAAGAAGGTTCTGTTGAGATAAAAAGCAGAGACAAATTAAATACTAAATTCAGGAGGAAAACAAGTTAAAGAAGAGAATGATATGATTTACCAAAAGATTGATTtagcaaagaaagaaatcagAAGAGCTGATAGAGATGAATGGAGAATGACAGTGGTGAGAGCATTAAAATGATGTGGTCTTGTTGATCCCTGGGAAGGGGTGTGGGTGCACTTGGCAAGGACCATTGGCATACAGACTCAGTTAGGATGCAGGACAATCTGTAGGAAGTGCTCTCCACCTGCTGTAGTCCCAGGATTGGAATAGGTGTAGGGTAAGAgacagtctcattatgaaggggcaAAGGGAAACCATTGCATGCTGTTGGGCCTTGCTACAGATGAATGTGGGCAGCTGTGCTATGCTTCAGCACATGGAATGTAGTACAGTGTTCCATCAGACTCTCCCTTTCTACTACATGCTGATAAggctaagaatgtgaatgatgCATATGAGTGCATGGGCCACCCCAGATGAGATTCCTGCCctggtgtatagatagatacattaaTTAAAAAGATTGATGTTTGTGATAACTGCTATTCTGTGTTCAAGAAAGACAATGTTGTGACACTGAGTGGAGAAGATTGGGGATGACCTTTGTCCTGTAGTTTgctcagtctgtgtgtgtgtgtgtgtgtgtgtgtgtgtgtgtgtgtgtgcactacaGGCTTTGATTTTACACACTGGAATAAAAGAATACTCACTTCTAATTACCTTTCATCAAGAATTTGCTGgtcattttttatttcccacTCTCAATATGCACAGAGTGTCCATAAAGTCTCTTTGCAGTTTAATAAATTACAAAagtaaatgaacagataaatcTTTGGAAATTAATACAAAATGAGGAGTAGATATTGATTTCTCCCCCTTCATTTGGTACACCTCTATATGGGCACCATTACCTGCACAAAGCACATCAAGACAGTAATGGATTCCTTGCCATGTTTACTGTAGCATAGCCTCATCAGTGGTGGCAATGGTATCAGCAATGTTTTGCTTCAGGTTGTTGATGTCCTTTATCTTTGTTCTATATACAATATCTTTAACATAACACCATAGAAAGAAGTCCAGGGGAATGATATCTAGGGAACGAGGTGGCCAGGGAAGTGAGTCATCCTTTCCAATCCACCACTGATCTGGAAATGTTTGATTTAGGAGCCCACAAACATGCAGTCCCTAATGGTGCACTATCTTACAGGAAAAATTATGGTTGGTTCCTTGTTCCCCAGTCACCCAGTTGTGATGTCACATAAATTATTTAGTCAAGGTAAACACCTGCAAAAATAGATCTCCAGACCAGTGGTGGATTGGAAAGGATGGCTCACTTCCCTGGCCACCTTGTTCCCCAGATATCACTCCCCTGGACTTCTTTCTATGGTGTTATGTTAAAGATATTGTGTATAGAACAAAGATAAAGGATATCAATGACCTGAAGCAAAAGTTTGCTGATGCCACTGCCATCACTGATGAGGCTATGCTACAGTAAACATGGCAAGGAATCCATTACTGTCTTGATGTGCTTTGTGCAGGTAATGGTGCCCATATAGAGGTGTACCaaatgagggggaaaaaatcatTATCTACTCCTCATTTTGTATTAATTTCCAAagatttatctattcatttgctTTTGTAATAAATCTATTAAATTGTAAAGAGACTTTATGGACATCTCGTATTACCAATAAAATGCCTAGATGGCGACTGATGAGCAaagctgtcagtaatgcaaCAATGGAAGCACCATGCATATTAACAACCTGCCTAATATTCGAACCACTAACTCATAACTTTGTGGTGTATACCATTGGATAGGAAATTTAATTCTGCATTCAGTGGTATGTGCCTGCTCTTGTTGAGACAAACAAGAATTGGcaaaaattgcagaaaactgacaATATCCCATTTTtgacacccttctactttttgcAAGTTACCTAAGAACTTCACCAAACAGAGGAGATGAAAGCTTTATAAAATAAAGTTGAGAGTTGTGCTATCATATGGTGCTAATTTTGCTAAGACAGGAGGGTGGTTCCAGAGATATTAGCATTTAAATAGCATTATGGTCGGGCCAGGCCACTCAAAATGAAACAACCTCCATAGAAAAC includes:
- the LOC135110179 gene encoding gamma-tubulin complex component 2-like isoform X1, yielding MLHGGAVMSEFRIHHQVSELFSLLGIKSDAAERYTEHLSNSAERMDNGQESAASAVHILAEAAPDPQAFLTKYNELKSRNMRDLDRLVVVLSGLVQDPGIRQAVEGRSRLRLEEDGLSLTTVPSVLADIEQATQTTLSRDQLNELRERLLRESQVSHAPSEALQNIERMNESRARHLGPTTPEWLDNRPYLSLDFVKVEQSQDGGILGNIASTSQEHQLIEDVLNVMMGIEGMYITVQLPSKHYDPPQFTVDTSVEPSLRTLVSRILPLCGHYSQLTRFVESRSRYHHGLVNHALSAAITSLIKDYMLLVTQLEGLHQRWALTLHKLYFYVEKTMAVMDMLASVTKVISKSDAHGGAVLSLLHDRTTNLTGCGQLQEVMLFLTQSAAVPYMDMLTKWLKRGIINDPYHEFMVVDRESGSEEDEEEDPADDYWEKRYTTVAQNIPSFLQHHATVILRTGKYLNVIRQSDQSVVCPDPGVLVYGLCSRSYGELIEKTYNFASKRILQLLMEEKDLMGRLRSIKHYFLLDQGDFVVQLMSLCEEELTKNIDDVLPTRLESLLELALRTSAANSDPYKDDIECDLQPITLMNQMLRILSIETEDEREYYPQEERLQLTGLEGFSLGYKVTWPLSLVLDKKTIACYQMIFRHLFYCKHVEQLLCRVWVSNKVAKSFPVSASRTYTAAFALRQRMLNFIQNIEYYMMFEVIEHNWQTFINKMQKVENVDDVLSFHNDFLSGCLKDCMLTSPELLRIISKLTSICVSFANFIERMKKYYMEAELWVSDERRDSVDHEDSPEPAATTHEDSQSFEQTISRFELQFSGMIYTLMERILEMGRDSYNDALVNVIYRLDLNMYYTKKHEHLRLVASPDASVECNSGPLSSECEEAAQDMPHL